The Alosa sapidissima isolate fAloSap1 chromosome 6, fAloSap1.pri, whole genome shotgun sequence genome window below encodes:
- the fam167ab gene encoding protein FAM167A isoform X2, whose amino-acid sequence MIQVEDVDGPDCLDDLDPSSSDDHLRTLKALTQKLRLETRRASYQEWRDQVEAQSANRGLTGVTDAGAKTRPGQSGSSRSRVSTEDGQGGSGALGEDDTGDTIPASRNLKGFGNIDEALDWLRKELKDMRLQDQQLARQLMRLRGDINKLKIEQTCHLHRRMLNDATYGLEERDELSDLLCDGPVTPGFGLSAPLRLIGVTKMNINSRRFSLC is encoded by the exons ATGATCCAAGTGGAGGATGTGGACGGGCCGGATTGTCTGGACGACTTGGACCCCTCCTCCTCGGACGACCACCTGCGGACGCTGAAGGCCCTGACTCAAAAGCTGAGGCTGGAGACGCGTCGGGCATCTTATCAGGAGTGGAGGGACCAAGTGGAGGCCCAGAGCGCCAACAGAGGGCTCACAGGGGTCACGGACGCGGGGGCAAAGACACGCCCGGGGCAGAGCGGCAGCAGCCGCAGCAGGGTTTCTACAGAGGACGGCCAGGGGGGAAGTGGTGCTCTGGGTGAGGACGACACAGGAGACACCATTCCGGCCTCACGGAACCTGAAGGGGTTTGGGAATATTGACGAGGCACTCGATTGGTTGCGGAAAGAACTG AAAGACATGCGTCTGCAGGACCAGCAGCTGGCGCGGCAGCTCATGCGTCTCCGCGGCGATATCAACAAGCTGAAGATCGAGCAGACGTGCCACCTGCACCGCCGCATGCTCAACGACGCCACCTACGGGCTGGAGGAACGAGACGAGCTGTCCGACCTGCTGTGCGACGGCCCCGTCACGCCAGGCTTTGGCCTCTCCGCGCCCCTGCGCCTCATCGGCGTCACCAAGATGAACATCAACTCACGCCGCTTCTCGCTCTGCTAG
- the fam167ab gene encoding protein FAM167A isoform X1 produces MDPETPPLPMIQVEDVDGPDCLDDLDPSSSDDHLRTLKALTQKLRLETRRASYQEWRDQVEAQSANRGLTGVTDAGAKTRPGQSGSSRSRVSTEDGQGGSGALGEDDTGDTIPASRNLKGFGNIDEALDWLRKELKDMRLQDQQLARQLMRLRGDINKLKIEQTCHLHRRMLNDATYGLEERDELSDLLCDGPVTPGFGLSAPLRLIGVTKMNINSRRFSLC; encoded by the exons ATGGACCCGGAGACACCTCCGTTGCCGATGATCCAAGTGGAGGATGTGGACGGGCCGGATTGTCTGGACGACTTGGACCCCTCCTCCTCGGACGACCACCTGCGGACGCTGAAGGCCCTGACTCAAAAGCTGAGGCTGGAGACGCGTCGGGCATCTTATCAGGAGTGGAGGGACCAAGTGGAGGCCCAGAGCGCCAACAGAGGGCTCACAGGGGTCACGGACGCGGGGGCAAAGACACGCCCGGGGCAGAGCGGCAGCAGCCGCAGCAGGGTTTCTACAGAGGACGGCCAGGGGGGAAGTGGTGCTCTGGGTGAGGACGACACAGGAGACACCATTCCGGCCTCACGGAACCTGAAGGGGTTTGGGAATATTGACGAGGCACTCGATTGGTTGCGGAAAGAACTG AAAGACATGCGTCTGCAGGACCAGCAGCTGGCGCGGCAGCTCATGCGTCTCCGCGGCGATATCAACAAGCTGAAGATCGAGCAGACGTGCCACCTGCACCGCCGCATGCTCAACGACGCCACCTACGGGCTGGAGGAACGAGACGAGCTGTCCGACCTGCTGTGCGACGGCCCCGTCACGCCAGGCTTTGGCCTCTCCGCGCCCCTGCGCCTCATCGGCGTCACCAAGATGAACATCAACTCACGCCGCTTCTCGCTCTGCTAG
- the ccm2 gene encoding cerebral cavernous malformations protein 2 homolog isoform X2, which yields MEDDVKKVKKPGRPSPFKRVFLKGEKGRDKKAQEKSSERRALHTFSLSLPDHRIDPDILLNDYIEKEVKYLGQLTSVPGYLNPSSRTDVLQLIDNARSHQLAGHLTSEQDAVVSLSAYNVKLMRRDGEDIILRVPIHDIAAVSYIRDDSLHLVVLKTAQDASGSPCPSTCPELSKSPTLSSLSESGAVLVEACSLLVLAVDNKAAAEELCLLLSQVFQIVYTESTIDFLDRAIFDGATTPTRHHSLYSDDSGKDVKEAFEAEASTFSFQSSLEAGGHSPCPSPSSTPASPQTKTASDSELSTTATELLQDYMTTLRTKLSSQEIQQFATLLHEYRNGASIHEFCINLRQLYGDSRKFLLLGLRPFIPEKDSQHFENFLETIGVKDGRGIITDSFGRYRRTASSASDSTTNGNGAAGGSDEGPVPSEGDEWDRMISDISNDIEALGCHMDQDGTGP from the exons CCTGGTCGCCCGTCTCCATTCAAGCGTGTCTTCCTGaagggggagaaagggagggacaAAAAGGCCCAGGAGAAGTCGTCGGAGCGTCGGGCCCTGCACACCTTCTCCCTGTCTCTACCTGACCACCGCATCGACCCTGACATCCTGCTCAATGATTACATTGAGAAAGAAGTCAAG TATCTGGGGCAGCTGACGTCGGTCCCTGGGTATCTGAATCCTTCCAGTCGCACAGACGTGCTGCAGCTCATAGACAATGCCAGG TCACACCAGTTGGCAGGCCATCTGACTTCTGAACAGGATGCGGTGGTGAGCCTGTCTGCGTACAACGTGAAGCTGATGCGGCGCGATGGAGAGGACATCATCCTGCGCGTGCCCATCCACGACATCGCTGCCGTCTCCTACATCAGGGACGACTCCCTGCACCTTGTGGTGCTCAAGACTG cccagGACGCTAGCGGTTCCCCCTGTCCCAGCACGTGCCCGGAGCTGTCCAAGTCCCCCACGCTGAGTTCGCTGTCGGAGAGCGGGGCTGTACTGGTGGAAGCCTGCTCACTGCTTGTACTCGCTGTAGACAACAAG GCAGCTGCTGAAGAATTGTGCCTGCTCCTCAGTCAGGTCTTCCAGATTGTCTACACCGAGTCCACCATTGACTTCCTGGACAGGGCCATTTTTGACGGAGCAACCACTCCCACCCGACACCATTCCCTCTACAGCG ATGATTCTGGAAAGGATGTCAAGGAGGCCTTCGAGGCAGAAGCCAGTACCTT TTCATTTCAGAGTTCTCTGGAGGCGGGCGGACACTCACCATGCCCCTCCCCATCCTCTACACCGGCGTCGCCACAGACCAAAACGGCCAGTGACAGCGAGCTTAGCACCACCGCCACAGAGCTCCTACAAGACTACATGactacg CTGAGGACGAAGCTCTCCTCACAGGAGATCCAGCAGTTTGCCACTTTGCTGCACGAGTATCGCAACGGCGCCTCGATCCACGAGTTCTGCATTAACCTCAGGCAGCTGTACGGAGACAGCAGAAAGTTCCTCCTCCTTG GCCTGCGTCCGTTCATCCCCGAGAAGGACAGCCAGCACTTTGAGAACTTCCTGGAGACCATCGGTGTGAAGGACGGCCGCGGCATCATCACCGACAGCTTCGGACGCTATCGCCGCACGGCCAGCTCGGCCTCCGACTCCACCACCAATGGCAACGGGGCCGCGGGCGGCTCAGACGAGGGGCCAGTGCCCTCTGAGGGCGACGAGTGGGACCGCATGATCTCAGACATCAGCAACGACATCGAGGCGCTCGGCTGTCATATGGACCAGGACGGGACGGGGCCCTAA
- the ccm2 gene encoding cerebral cavernous malformations protein 2 homolog isoform X1, which translates to MEDDVKKVKKPGRPSPFKRVFLKGEKGRDKKAQEKSSERRALHTFSLSLPDHRIDPDILLNDYIEKEVKYLGQLTSVPGYLNPSSRTDVLQLIDNARKSHQLAGHLTSEQDAVVSLSAYNVKLMRRDGEDIILRVPIHDIAAVSYIRDDSLHLVVLKTAQDASGSPCPSTCPELSKSPTLSSLSESGAVLVEACSLLVLAVDNKAAAEELCLLLSQVFQIVYTESTIDFLDRAIFDGATTPTRHHSLYSDDSGKDVKEAFEAEASTFSFQSSLEAGGHSPCPSPSSTPASPQTKTASDSELSTTATELLQDYMTTLRTKLSSQEIQQFATLLHEYRNGASIHEFCINLRQLYGDSRKFLLLGLRPFIPEKDSQHFENFLETIGVKDGRGIITDSFGRYRRTASSASDSTTNGNGAAGGSDEGPVPSEGDEWDRMISDISNDIEALGCHMDQDGTGP; encoded by the exons CCTGGTCGCCCGTCTCCATTCAAGCGTGTCTTCCTGaagggggagaaagggagggacaAAAAGGCCCAGGAGAAGTCGTCGGAGCGTCGGGCCCTGCACACCTTCTCCCTGTCTCTACCTGACCACCGCATCGACCCTGACATCCTGCTCAATGATTACATTGAGAAAGAAGTCAAG TATCTGGGGCAGCTGACGTCGGTCCCTGGGTATCTGAATCCTTCCAGTCGCACAGACGTGCTGCAGCTCATAGACAATGCCAGG AAGTCACACCAGTTGGCAGGCCATCTGACTTCTGAACAGGATGCGGTGGTGAGCCTGTCTGCGTACAACGTGAAGCTGATGCGGCGCGATGGAGAGGACATCATCCTGCGCGTGCCCATCCACGACATCGCTGCCGTCTCCTACATCAGGGACGACTCCCTGCACCTTGTGGTGCTCAAGACTG cccagGACGCTAGCGGTTCCCCCTGTCCCAGCACGTGCCCGGAGCTGTCCAAGTCCCCCACGCTGAGTTCGCTGTCGGAGAGCGGGGCTGTACTGGTGGAAGCCTGCTCACTGCTTGTACTCGCTGTAGACAACAAG GCAGCTGCTGAAGAATTGTGCCTGCTCCTCAGTCAGGTCTTCCAGATTGTCTACACCGAGTCCACCATTGACTTCCTGGACAGGGCCATTTTTGACGGAGCAACCACTCCCACCCGACACCATTCCCTCTACAGCG ATGATTCTGGAAAGGATGTCAAGGAGGCCTTCGAGGCAGAAGCCAGTACCTT TTCATTTCAGAGTTCTCTGGAGGCGGGCGGACACTCACCATGCCCCTCCCCATCCTCTACACCGGCGTCGCCACAGACCAAAACGGCCAGTGACAGCGAGCTTAGCACCACCGCCACAGAGCTCCTACAAGACTACATGactacg CTGAGGACGAAGCTCTCCTCACAGGAGATCCAGCAGTTTGCCACTTTGCTGCACGAGTATCGCAACGGCGCCTCGATCCACGAGTTCTGCATTAACCTCAGGCAGCTGTACGGAGACAGCAGAAAGTTCCTCCTCCTTG GCCTGCGTCCGTTCATCCCCGAGAAGGACAGCCAGCACTTTGAGAACTTCCTGGAGACCATCGGTGTGAAGGACGGCCGCGGCATCATCACCGACAGCTTCGGACGCTATCGCCGCACGGCCAGCTCGGCCTCCGACTCCACCACCAATGGCAACGGGGCCGCGGGCGGCTCAGACGAGGGGCCAGTGCCCTCTGAGGGCGACGAGTGGGACCGCATGATCTCAGACATCAGCAACGACATCGAGGCGCTCGGCTGTCATATGGACCAGGACGGGACGGGGCCCTAA
- the ccm2 gene encoding cerebral cavernous malformations protein 2 homolog isoform X3: MDYEPGRPSPFKRVFLKGEKGRDKKAQEKSSERRALHTFSLSLPDHRIDPDILLNDYIEKEVKYLGQLTSVPGYLNPSSRTDVLQLIDNARKSHQLAGHLTSEQDAVVSLSAYNVKLMRRDGEDIILRVPIHDIAAVSYIRDDSLHLVVLKTAQDASGSPCPSTCPELSKSPTLSSLSESGAVLVEACSLLVLAVDNKAAAEELCLLLSQVFQIVYTESTIDFLDRAIFDGATTPTRHHSLYSDDSGKDVKEAFEAEASTFSFQSSLEAGGHSPCPSPSSTPASPQTKTASDSELSTTATELLQDYMTTLRTKLSSQEIQQFATLLHEYRNGASIHEFCINLRQLYGDSRKFLLLGLRPFIPEKDSQHFENFLETIGVKDGRGIITDSFGRYRRTASSASDSTTNGNGAAGGSDEGPVPSEGDEWDRMISDISNDIEALGCHMDQDGTGP; the protein is encoded by the exons ATGGATTACGAG CCTGGTCGCCCGTCTCCATTCAAGCGTGTCTTCCTGaagggggagaaagggagggacaAAAAGGCCCAGGAGAAGTCGTCGGAGCGTCGGGCCCTGCACACCTTCTCCCTGTCTCTACCTGACCACCGCATCGACCCTGACATCCTGCTCAATGATTACATTGAGAAAGAAGTCAAG TATCTGGGGCAGCTGACGTCGGTCCCTGGGTATCTGAATCCTTCCAGTCGCACAGACGTGCTGCAGCTCATAGACAATGCCAGG AAGTCACACCAGTTGGCAGGCCATCTGACTTCTGAACAGGATGCGGTGGTGAGCCTGTCTGCGTACAACGTGAAGCTGATGCGGCGCGATGGAGAGGACATCATCCTGCGCGTGCCCATCCACGACATCGCTGCCGTCTCCTACATCAGGGACGACTCCCTGCACCTTGTGGTGCTCAAGACTG cccagGACGCTAGCGGTTCCCCCTGTCCCAGCACGTGCCCGGAGCTGTCCAAGTCCCCCACGCTGAGTTCGCTGTCGGAGAGCGGGGCTGTACTGGTGGAAGCCTGCTCACTGCTTGTACTCGCTGTAGACAACAAG GCAGCTGCTGAAGAATTGTGCCTGCTCCTCAGTCAGGTCTTCCAGATTGTCTACACCGAGTCCACCATTGACTTCCTGGACAGGGCCATTTTTGACGGAGCAACCACTCCCACCCGACACCATTCCCTCTACAGCG ATGATTCTGGAAAGGATGTCAAGGAGGCCTTCGAGGCAGAAGCCAGTACCTT TTCATTTCAGAGTTCTCTGGAGGCGGGCGGACACTCACCATGCCCCTCCCCATCCTCTACACCGGCGTCGCCACAGACCAAAACGGCCAGTGACAGCGAGCTTAGCACCACCGCCACAGAGCTCCTACAAGACTACATGactacg CTGAGGACGAAGCTCTCCTCACAGGAGATCCAGCAGTTTGCCACTTTGCTGCACGAGTATCGCAACGGCGCCTCGATCCACGAGTTCTGCATTAACCTCAGGCAGCTGTACGGAGACAGCAGAAAGTTCCTCCTCCTTG GCCTGCGTCCGTTCATCCCCGAGAAGGACAGCCAGCACTTTGAGAACTTCCTGGAGACCATCGGTGTGAAGGACGGCCGCGGCATCATCACCGACAGCTTCGGACGCTATCGCCGCACGGCCAGCTCGGCCTCCGACTCCACCACCAATGGCAACGGGGCCGCGGGCGGCTCAGACGAGGGGCCAGTGCCCTCTGAGGGCGACGAGTGGGACCGCATGATCTCAGACATCAGCAACGACATCGAGGCGCTCGGCTGTCATATGGACCAGGACGGGACGGGGCCCTAA